A genomic stretch from Marinimicrobium sp. C6131 includes:
- the ccoS gene encoding cbb3-type cytochrome oxidase assembly protein CcoS, protein MESLFLLVPIALIFVAIALKVFFWAIKSGQYDNLDTEAHRILFDDDEPIDASRSASDAKRRSPESDDPTNGHTS, encoded by the coding sequence GTGGAGAGTCTGTTTCTATTGGTCCCCATTGCGCTGATTTTTGTCGCCATTGCCCTGAAGGTGTTTTTCTGGGCGATCAAAAGCGGCCAGTACGACAACCTGGATACCGAAGCGCACCGGATTCTGTTTGACGATGATGAGCCCATCGATGCGTCGCGGTCTGCCTCAGACGCCAAACGCCGATCCCCGGAGTCCGATGACCCGACCAACGGGCACACCTCATGA
- a CDS encoding sulfite exporter TauE/SafE family protein gives MMGAEVSVWGAWLAAWMLGLFSSAHCVGMCGGIMGALSAAIPAEARGHRWRLLFAYNVGRITSYTLMGLLAGLLAGGLTPLDPVLRLVAGLLLIAMGLYLAGWWRGLTWLERGGAVVWRRLQPLGKSLLPVRRPRQALLLGALWGWLPCGLVYTALAYALAQGNLWVSGGTMLAFGLGTLPAVLAAGVMALQLTRLLQRRGLRIFMALAIILFGLWTLWPAVGGGHAASSGTPSSHHSHHH, from the coding sequence ATGATGGGTGCCGAGGTATCGGTTTGGGGAGCCTGGCTGGCGGCCTGGATGCTGGGGTTGTTCAGCAGCGCCCACTGTGTGGGCATGTGTGGTGGTATCATGGGCGCGCTGTCCGCCGCGATTCCGGCCGAGGCTCGGGGGCATCGCTGGCGACTTCTGTTCGCTTACAACGTCGGGCGCATCACCAGTTACACCCTGATGGGCCTCTTGGCCGGGTTGCTTGCCGGCGGCCTCACACCACTTGACCCAGTGTTGCGGTTGGTCGCCGGGCTCCTGCTGATTGCCATGGGCCTGTACCTGGCGGGCTGGTGGCGTGGTTTGACCTGGTTGGAGCGGGGCGGCGCGGTGGTGTGGCGTCGCCTGCAACCGCTGGGCAAGTCACTGCTTCCGGTCCGGCGACCGCGCCAGGCGCTGCTACTGGGTGCGCTGTGGGGTTGGTTACCCTGTGGCCTGGTGTACACCGCCCTGGCCTATGCGCTTGCTCAAGGCAATCTGTGGGTGAGCGGTGGGACCATGTTGGCGTTCGGCCTGGGCACCTTGCCCGCGGTGTTGGCCGCGGGCGTGATGGCGCTGCAACTGACCCGCCTGTTGCAGCGGCGGGGACTGCGGATATTCATGGCCCTGGCCATCATTCTGTTCGGGCTTTGGACCCTGTGGCCCGCGGTCGGTGGTGGCCACGCGGCCTCATCTGGTACCCCTTCTTCCCACCATTCTCATCACCACTGA
- the ccoG gene encoding cytochrome c oxidase accessory protein CcoG, whose product MTKKSKQAEQDQDTGIRYVNLYEADDKVYMRRITGFYQKLRRYTGMPLLAAYLLMPWLVIDGRPAMLFDLPERRFHVLWLSFGPQDGMFLAWLLIIAAFMLFTVTVLVGRVWCGFTCPQTVWTQMFIWAEFLCEGDRNKRMKLDARPWGPEKVVRKGAKHGIWLLIALVTALTFVGYFVPIRELLVGLATIDVHPAAAFWVFFFTAATYMNAGFLREQVCKYMCPYARFQSVMYDKDTLTVFYNYVRGEPRGPRKPTDDPGEKGLGDCIDCSWCVQVCPVDIDIRDGLQADCIDCGLCVDACNQVMDRMDYPRGLISFTTEDAIEKGHTKVFRPRLLGYGAVLLVMLSVFTYALSARLPVGLDVLRDRGMRMYRISGPDVENVYTLKINNKDRDTHIYDLSVSGDYPFELEGYRPLPVSEGEVLTLPVRVVVPREALDTVKTSVTLRVEARENPEIYTEHTTTFIGPALRDQ is encoded by the coding sequence ATGACGAAGAAGAGTAAGCAAGCGGAACAGGATCAGGATACAGGGATACGCTATGTAAACCTCTATGAGGCCGACGACAAGGTATATATGCGGCGCATAACCGGCTTCTACCAGAAGCTGCGCCGCTATACCGGTATGCCGTTGTTGGCCGCCTACCTGTTGATGCCCTGGTTGGTCATCGACGGTCGCCCCGCCATGCTGTTCGATCTGCCCGAGCGGCGCTTTCACGTGCTGTGGCTCAGCTTTGGGCCGCAGGACGGTATGTTTCTCGCCTGGCTGTTGATCATTGCCGCCTTCATGCTGTTTACCGTCACGGTCCTCGTCGGTCGTGTCTGGTGCGGCTTTACATGCCCGCAAACGGTCTGGACCCAGATGTTCATCTGGGCGGAATTTCTGTGCGAAGGCGATCGCAATAAACGGATGAAACTGGATGCGCGTCCCTGGGGGCCGGAAAAGGTGGTCCGAAAAGGAGCCAAACACGGGATCTGGCTACTGATTGCGCTGGTTACGGCACTTACCTTTGTAGGCTACTTTGTGCCCATACGGGAGTTATTGGTGGGGTTGGCTACCATCGATGTTCATCCCGCCGCGGCTTTTTGGGTTTTCTTTTTTACGGCCGCCACCTACATGAATGCCGGCTTTTTACGTGAGCAGGTGTGTAAGTACATGTGCCCCTACGCCCGCTTTCAATCGGTGATGTACGACAAAGACACCCTGACGGTGTTTTACAACTACGTTCGCGGCGAACCGAGAGGGCCACGCAAGCCCACCGACGACCCCGGGGAGAAAGGGCTGGGCGATTGCATCGACTGCTCCTGGTGTGTTCAGGTATGCCCCGTGGACATTGATATTCGCGATGGTCTGCAGGCCGACTGCATCGACTGCGGTCTGTGCGTGGACGCCTGTAATCAGGTGATGGATCGCATGGATTACCCGCGCGGTCTGATCAGTTTCACCACCGAGGATGCCATTGAAAAAGGCCACACCAAAGTGTTCCGCCCCCGGCTCCTGGGTTACGGTGCGGTCTTGTTGGTCATGCTCAGCGTGTTCACTTATGCGCTGAGTGCCCGTCTGCCCGTTGGCCTGGATGTGTTGCGCGACCGGGGAATGCGGATGTACCGGATCAGTGGTCCCGACGTGGAAAACGTCTATACCCTGAAAATCAACAACAAGGATCGCGACACGCACATCTACGATCTCTCCGTCAGTGGTGATTACCCGTTTGAGCTGGAAGGTTATCGGCCCTTGCCCGTGAGCGAAGGGGAAGTATTGACCTTGCCAGTGCGGGTGGTTGTGCCCAGAGAGGCGCTGGATACCGTGAAAACCTCGGTGACTCTGCGAGTCGAGGCGCGGGAAAACCCGGAGATTTATACCGAACACACCACCACGTTTATTGGCCCGGCACTACGCGACCAGTAG
- a CDS encoding cbb3-type cytochrome oxidase subunit 3 produces the protein MDQGTLGAISTVLVTIAFVGICWWAFSPRRKKRFDDAANLPFADEDQNKQASESPDSDEQNEQADHHAGDETDRRN, from the coding sequence ATGGATCAGGGTACTTTGGGCGCAATTTCAACGGTTCTGGTAACGATCGCCTTTGTAGGCATTTGTTGGTGGGCCTTCTCGCCGCGTCGTAAAAAGCGATTTGATGACGCGGCCAACTTGCCCTTTGCCGATGAAGACCAGAACAAACAAGCTTCGGAGTCGCCCGACTCTGACGAACAGAATGAACAGGCGGATCATCACGCCGGTGATGAGACTGACAGGCGGAACTGA
- the ccoP gene encoding cytochrome-c oxidase, cbb3-type subunit III has product MSTFWSLWIIVLTLTNLALLLWVLLANRKVAVRDDEDPENRTTGHVYDGIEEYDNPLPRWWFKMFIATFIFAGVYLILYPGLGSFPGVLGWTQEKELRGHQQQAQARFSEQFGEYAQTPIEELARDPQAMKMGLRLFANNCAVCHGSDGGGNWGFPNLTDDAWQWGGEPERIKQTLVQGRKAAMPAWSGSLGEQGIAEVTEYVLSMGEREHDAELAAAGEQKFMRNCAACHGADGTGNINLGAPNLTDDVWLYGGEPSDIRQTLRVGRNGVMPAQGELLKDDRIHILAAYVYSLSMNYDEEE; this is encoded by the coding sequence ATGAGCACATTTTGGAGCCTTTGGATTATTGTCCTCACCCTCACCAACCTGGCGTTGCTGTTGTGGGTATTGCTTGCCAATCGCAAGGTTGCGGTGCGGGACGACGAAGATCCGGAAAACCGGACCACCGGACACGTGTATGATGGTATCGAAGAATACGACAACCCGCTGCCTCGCTGGTGGTTCAAGATGTTTATCGCAACCTTCATCTTTGCGGGCGTTTATCTGATTCTTTACCCCGGTCTTGGCAGTTTCCCGGGCGTGCTGGGTTGGACCCAGGAAAAAGAGCTGCGCGGTCATCAGCAGCAGGCTCAGGCACGTTTTTCCGAGCAGTTCGGTGAATATGCGCAAACGCCGATTGAAGAGCTCGCTCGCGACCCTCAGGCCATGAAGATGGGACTGCGCCTGTTCGCCAACAATTGCGCCGTCTGTCATGGCTCGGATGGCGGTGGCAACTGGGGCTTCCCGAACCTGACCGACGATGCCTGGCAGTGGGGCGGAGAGCCAGAGCGTATCAAGCAGACCCTGGTGCAAGGTCGCAAGGCGGCCATGCCGGCCTGGAGCGGCAGCCTGGGTGAGCAGGGTATTGCCGAAGTGACCGAATACGTCCTGAGCATGGGCGAGCGCGAGCATGATGCCGAGCTGGCGGCGGCCGGTGAACAGAAATTCATGCGTAATTGCGCCGCCTGTCACGGTGCCGATGGCACCGGCAATATCAACCTGGGCGCACCCAACCTGACCGATGATGTCTGGCTGTACGGCGGAGAGCCGAGTGATATTCGCCAGACCCTGCGGGTCGGTCGTAACGGGGTGATGCCCGCTCAGGGCGAACTGCTCAAGGATGACCGGATTCATATTCTGGCCGCCTACGTTTACAGCCTGTCAATGAACTATGACGAAGAAGAGTAA
- a CDS encoding OmpH family outer membrane protein: MDHSQLFLSEAGMLLGASRSFRARCFGVAALLFCTCSRADPAIAVVDLTDAVFATNVAVARMEALRDSPTYQQYQSALEGAEADLQNLERRAQAPGLSAQQREMVHDRAEHIQQEMIDTGRALERWLQAQKQAIFEELSPLARTALDELARERQLDLIIAEDAIIYAQGRWVLTPSLTERVDLHTAPNGATPELSDE; the protein is encoded by the coding sequence ATGGATCATTCGCAACTGTTTCTGTCAGAAGCCGGCATGTTGCTCGGCGCCTCCAGGTCGTTCAGGGCCCGCTGTTTCGGTGTTGCCGCCCTGTTGTTCTGCACCTGCTCGCGGGCCGACCCCGCGATTGCCGTGGTTGACCTCACCGATGCCGTATTTGCGACCAATGTGGCTGTCGCCCGAATGGAGGCGCTGCGCGACAGTCCGACCTACCAGCAGTACCAGTCCGCCCTTGAAGGGGCCGAAGCCGATCTTCAGAACCTCGAGCGCCGAGCGCAGGCACCCGGGCTGAGCGCACAGCAGCGGGAGATGGTGCATGATCGGGCAGAACACATCCAGCAGGAAATGATCGACACGGGGCGCGCTCTCGAACGATGGTTGCAGGCACAGAAACAGGCCATCTTCGAGGAATTGTCTCCGCTGGCCCGAACGGCGCTGGACGAACTTGCCCGCGAGCGTCAACTGGATCTGATTATCGCCGAGGACGCGATCATTTACGCTCAGGGGCGGTGGGTGTTGACGCCGTCGTTGACTGAGAGAGTTGATCTGCACACGGCGCCCAACGGCGCTACGCCTGAGCTTTCTGACGAGTAG
- a CDS encoding heavy metal translocating P-type ATPase, giving the protein MSESPCFHCGLPVPEATDFTVTINGERQPMCCPGCQAVATAIVDGGLERFYRYRSEASERPDETAAVAAEWQLYDNEALQADFVSAGEGSERRAQLLLEGMTCAACSWLIETHLKRSPAVRQLSVDVTSHRCTLTWNADQQPLSELMAELARIGYRPRPATDEAHRALAQQENRQALLRLGVAGFGMMQAGMVAVGMYTGAVDEWKLFLRWLSFLVATPVVWFSAAPFFQAAWRSLKARQLIMDVPVALAIGLAYGASAWATITGRGDVYFESIAMFTFFLLVGRYLEMRTRHRNRLAYGNLAQLMPLSARRLEQGKEVSVPVKTLVLGDRVRVKSGETFPCDGRVIHGHSDVIEALLTGESRPVPKGPGDRVVGGTLNGESDLELEVTAVGGDTQLSAIERLVVQAEAEKPRQVALADTVARYFVAAVLMVFALVWGAWMVIDPQRAFWVALSVLVVTCPCALALAMPTALTAATANLRRRGFLIARGHVLETLASVDRVILDKTGTLTLGQFSLQSLVNVSRGDEHRPDEYWLGVAGALEAPARHPLAIAFRPWFDRYRARDTRQFTAAGVEGKVEGERYRLGNALFAGALYGATEVPAAPDDETLWLLLSNTRGPIAWFSLEDQLRPGAQTLVSTLRARGLAVELLSGDSSGAVARLADTLGIDTYTAGARPEDKLRRLQQAQARGEKVMMVGDGINDVPVLSSADVSVAMASASDLAQTRADAVFLHPDLSVLAGIFSLAQRTRRVIRQNLLLSLGYNVVALPLAAVGLVPPWLAAIGMTSSSLVVVFNALRLHRAPAEPSPHTGG; this is encoded by the coding sequence ATGAGCGAGAGTCCCTGCTTTCACTGCGGCCTGCCCGTGCCCGAAGCGACAGACTTTACCGTGACCATCAACGGTGAGCGTCAGCCCATGTGCTGCCCCGGTTGCCAGGCAGTGGCGACGGCGATTGTGGATGGGGGGCTGGAACGGTTTTACCGGTACCGCTCGGAAGCCAGTGAACGACCGGATGAAACGGCGGCCGTCGCCGCGGAGTGGCAGCTTTACGATAACGAAGCGTTACAAGCGGATTTCGTCAGCGCCGGGGAGGGCAGTGAGCGCCGCGCCCAACTGCTGCTCGAGGGGATGACCTGCGCGGCCTGCAGTTGGCTGATTGAAACCCACCTCAAGCGCAGCCCTGCGGTCCGGCAGCTATCGGTCGATGTCACCTCGCACCGTTGCACCCTCACCTGGAATGCCGATCAGCAGCCGTTGAGTGAATTGATGGCCGAGCTGGCGCGCATTGGTTATCGCCCCCGCCCGGCCACCGACGAGGCTCATCGTGCCCTGGCGCAACAGGAAAACCGTCAGGCCCTGCTGCGCCTGGGGGTGGCCGGGTTTGGCATGATGCAGGCGGGCATGGTGGCGGTGGGCATGTACACCGGCGCCGTGGATGAGTGGAAACTGTTTCTGCGTTGGCTCAGTTTCCTGGTGGCCACGCCGGTGGTCTGGTTTTCGGCGGCGCCGTTTTTTCAGGCCGCCTGGCGCAGCCTCAAGGCCCGGCAACTGATCATGGATGTGCCGGTGGCGCTGGCCATCGGGCTGGCCTATGGCGCCAGTGCCTGGGCCACCATCACCGGGCGAGGGGATGTCTACTTTGAATCCATCGCCATGTTCACCTTTTTTCTGCTTGTGGGGCGCTACCTGGAGATGCGCACCCGGCATCGAAACCGCCTGGCCTACGGCAATCTGGCGCAGCTGATGCCGCTCAGCGCCCGGCGACTCGAACAGGGTAAAGAGGTGTCGGTGCCGGTCAAAACTCTGGTGCTCGGAGACCGTGTCAGGGTGAAAAGCGGGGAAACCTTTCCCTGTGACGGACGGGTGATTCACGGACACAGCGATGTGATTGAAGCACTGCTGACCGGGGAGTCCCGGCCAGTGCCCAAAGGTCCGGGAGACCGGGTCGTTGGCGGTACCCTCAACGGTGAAAGCGATCTCGAGCTGGAAGTCACGGCGGTGGGCGGTGATACCCAGCTCTCCGCCATCGAACGACTGGTGGTCCAGGCGGAGGCCGAAAAACCCCGGCAGGTGGCACTGGCGGACACCGTGGCCCGCTACTTTGTGGCCGCTGTACTGATGGTGTTTGCGCTGGTCTGGGGGGCCTGGATGGTGATCGACCCGCAACGCGCCTTCTGGGTCGCGCTCTCGGTGTTGGTGGTCACTTGTCCCTGTGCGCTGGCTCTGGCCATGCCCACGGCGTTGACGGCCGCGACGGCCAACTTGCGGCGGCGGGGCTTTTTGATCGCGCGCGGCCATGTTCTGGAGACCCTGGCCAGCGTGGACCGGGTAATTCTGGACAAAACCGGCACTCTGACTCTGGGGCAGTTCTCGTTGCAGTCGCTGGTGAATGTGTCCCGGGGTGACGAGCACCGGCCCGACGAGTACTGGTTGGGTGTTGCCGGCGCGCTTGAGGCGCCAGCGAGACACCCGCTGGCAATAGCGTTTCGTCCCTGGTTCGACCGCTACCGGGCGCGGGATACCCGCCAGTTCACGGCGGCCGGGGTTGAGGGCAAGGTGGAGGGCGAGCGCTATCGGCTCGGTAATGCCTTGTTCGCCGGCGCGCTCTACGGGGCGACCGAGGTGCCTGCGGCCCCGGATGACGAGACATTGTGGTTGCTGCTGAGTAATACTCGCGGACCGATTGCCTGGTTCTCACTGGAAGATCAACTGCGTCCCGGCGCTCAGACGCTGGTGTCGACGCTGCGCGCCCGGGGCTTGGCCGTTGAATTGCTCAGTGGCGACTCATCGGGCGCAGTGGCCCGCCTGGCCGATACGCTGGGAATTGATACCTATACCGCGGGAGCTCGCCCGGAGGACAAGTTACGGCGACTGCAGCAGGCTCAGGCGCGAGGGGAAAAGGTGATGATGGTGGGCGACGGGATCAACGACGTTCCGGTGCTTTCCTCCGCGGATGTGTCCGTGGCCATGGCTTCCGCATCGGACCTGGCCCAGACTCGGGCCGATGCCGTGTTCCTGCATCCGGATCTGAGCGTGTTGGCGGGCATTTTCAGCCTGGCTCAGCGCACCCGGCGGGTGATCCGGCAGAACTTGCTGCTCTCTCTCGGTTACAATGTGGTGGCTCTGCCCCTGGCCGCTGTCGGCCTGGTGCCGCCCTGGCTGGCCGCCATCGGCATGACCAGCAGCTCCCTGGTGGTGGTGTTCAATGCACTGCGCCTGCACCGGGCGCCCGCTGAGCCCAGCCCTCACACAGGAGGTTGA
- the ccoN gene encoding cytochrome-c oxidase, cbb3-type subunit I, which yields MSSNLTAAGDHPVYDYKVVRQFSIMTIVWGIVGMGVGVLIAAQLVWPALNDLVQPFTHFGRLRPLHTNAVIFAFGGCALMATSYYVVQRTCQVPLFGGWLVPFTFWGWQAVIVLAAITLPMGLTSSKEYAELEWPIDILIAVVWISYAVVFFGTIAKRKTSHIYVANWFYGGFILTVAVLHVVNSAAIPVAWFKSYSAYAGAADAMIQWWYGHNAVGFFLTAGFLGMMYYFVPKQANRPIYSYQLSIVHFWALISVYIWAGSHHLHYSALPDWAQSLGMVMSLILLAPSWGGMINGIMTLSGAWHKLRTDPTLRFLVVSLSFYGMSTFEGPMMSIKTVNALSHNTDWTIGHVHSGALGWVAMISIGAIYHLLPILFGKKEMYSVKWINIHFWLATIGTVLYIASMWVNGIMQGLMWRAFNADGTLTYSFIESVIASYPGYFVRFMGGAIFLSGMVLMAYNAWRTAASSTSVAGEDNLTQPQAV from the coding sequence ATGAGTAGTAATCTGACAGCGGCCGGGGATCATCCGGTGTACGACTACAAGGTCGTGCGTCAGTTCTCCATCATGACGATTGTCTGGGGCATCGTCGGCATGGGAGTTGGCGTATTGATCGCAGCGCAACTGGTGTGGCCGGCACTGAATGATCTGGTGCAACCGTTCACTCATTTCGGCCGGTTGCGGCCCTTACACACCAATGCGGTCATTTTTGCATTTGGTGGCTGCGCCCTGATGGCGACCTCCTATTATGTGGTCCAACGGACCTGTCAGGTTCCCTTGTTCGGAGGCTGGTTGGTGCCCTTCACGTTCTGGGGCTGGCAGGCGGTCATCGTTCTGGCCGCTATCACCCTGCCCATGGGCTTGACCAGTTCCAAAGAGTATGCCGAACTGGAGTGGCCGATTGATATTCTGATTGCCGTGGTGTGGATCAGCTACGCCGTTGTGTTCTTCGGCACCATTGCCAAGCGTAAAACGTCTCACATCTACGTGGCGAACTGGTTCTACGGTGGCTTCATTCTGACGGTCGCGGTGTTGCATGTCGTCAACAGCGCCGCCATCCCCGTGGCCTGGTTCAAGTCCTACTCGGCGTACGCCGGCGCAGCGGATGCCATGATCCAGTGGTGGTACGGCCACAACGCGGTCGGTTTCTTTCTGACGGCGGGCTTCCTCGGCATGATGTATTACTTCGTGCCCAAGCAGGCCAATCGACCCATTTACTCCTACCAGCTGTCCATCGTGCATTTCTGGGCGTTGATTTCCGTCTACATCTGGGCGGGTTCGCACCATCTGCATTACTCGGCGCTGCCGGATTGGGCCCAGAGCCTGGGCATGGTGATGTCCCTGATTCTGTTGGCGCCGAGCTGGGGCGGTATGATCAACGGTATCATGACGCTGTCCGGTGCCTGGCACAAACTGCGCACTGACCCGACCCTGCGCTTCCTGGTGGTATCGCTGTCCTTCTATGGCATGTCCACCTTTGAAGGGCCGATGATGTCCATCAAAACCGTGAATGCCCTGTCGCACAATACCGACTGGACCATTGGCCATGTGCACTCTGGTGCTCTTGGCTGGGTGGCCATGATTTCCATCGGTGCCATTTACCACCTGCTGCCGATTCTGTTTGGCAAGAAAGAAATGTATAGCGTCAAGTGGATCAACATTCACTTCTGGCTGGCGACCATTGGCACGGTGCTCTACATCGCCTCCATGTGGGTCAACGGCATCATGCAGGGCCTCATGTGGCGAGCGTTTAATGCCGACGGCACTCTGACCTACAGTTTTATCGAATCGGTGATTGCCAGCTACCCGGGGTACTTCGTACGCTTCATGGGGGGTGCAATTTTCCTGTCGGGTATGGTGCTGATGGCCTACAACGCCTGGCGCACTGCGGCGAGCTCGACCTCTGTGGCGGGTGAAGACAACCTGACTCAGCCTCAAGCGGTTTAA
- the ccoO gene encoding cytochrome-c oxidase, cbb3-type subunit II, with protein sequence MKYHDIVEKNIGLMTVLMVVAISFGGLVQIVPQFFLKETTEPVAGLKPLAPLELEGRDIYIREGCHVCHTQMVRPLRAEVERYGHYSVAGEHVYEHPFLWGSKRTGPDLARVGGRYSDDWHKAHLYNPRTVVPESNMPAFPWLYDNKLTGEHTEAKMRGLRKVGVPYTDEDIEGAGEAVKGVTEMDALVAYLQQLGTLLTEKR encoded by the coding sequence ATGAAATATCACGATATTGTTGAAAAAAATATTGGCTTAATGACCGTACTGATGGTTGTTGCCATCAGCTTCGGTGGTCTGGTTCAGATTGTGCCGCAATTCTTCCTCAAGGAAACCACAGAGCCGGTGGCCGGGCTGAAGCCGCTGGCGCCGCTGGAGCTCGAGGGACGGGATATCTATATCCGCGAAGGCTGTCACGTCTGCCATACCCAGATGGTGCGTCCCCTGCGCGCCGAAGTGGAGCGCTATGGACACTACTCGGTGGCCGGCGAGCATGTCTACGAGCACCCCTTCCTGTGGGGGTCCAAGCGGACTGGTCCGGATCTCGCGCGGGTTGGCGGCCGTTACTCCGACGATTGGCACAAGGCCCATCTGTACAATCCGCGTACCGTGGTACCCGAGTCCAATATGCCGGCCTTCCCCTGGCTGTATGACAACAAGCTGACCGGCGAGCACACCGAAGCGAAGATGCGCGGATTGCGCAAAGTGGGTGTGCCCTATACCGACGAAGATATTGAAGGTGCCGGCGAAGCGGTCAAGGGCGTTACCGAAATGGACGCCCTGGTGGCCTACCTGCAGCAGTTGGGTACCTTGCTGACCGAGAAACGGTGA
- a CDS encoding FixH family protein, with the protein MTDNTPEAPWYRQPWFWFVMSPLIVVVCVSLSFVTVSVFHADDRVVDNYYKQGRSINQSFEQEARARALNLKADVEFDPVTGEILLNLTGNGTLPNVLHLLIGHPVNADQDQRVLLQKVRDGRYRGDLTRALSHRRYLTLLPEHDATQMRSAEWLLRGEIHFDQRNRIELRPSDRSP; encoded by the coding sequence ATGACCGACAATACCCCCGAAGCCCCCTGGTATCGACAGCCCTGGTTCTGGTTTGTCATGTCACCACTGATCGTTGTGGTCTGCGTGTCCCTGAGTTTTGTGACCGTTTCCGTGTTTCATGCAGACGATCGGGTGGTGGATAATTACTACAAGCAGGGACGTTCCATCAACCAGAGTTTTGAACAGGAAGCCCGGGCTCGGGCCTTGAACCTCAAGGCCGACGTGGAGTTTGATCCGGTTACCGGGGAAATTCTGTTGAACCTGACGGGCAATGGTACCTTGCCGAATGTGCTGCACCTGTTGATTGGGCACCCGGTCAATGCGGACCAGGATCAACGCGTGTTGCTACAGAAGGTTCGGGATGGCCGATATCGCGGAGATCTTACCCGCGCACTCAGTCATCGTCGTTACCTGACACTTCTGCCGGAGCATGACGCTACCCAGATGCGCTCCGCTGAGTGGTTGCTGCGTGGCGAAATTCATTTTGATCAACGCAACCGGATTGAGCTTCGGCCGAGCGATCGTTCGCCGTAA